In Marinobacter sp. M3C, the genomic stretch TTCCAAGCGCTTGCCGTCGAGTTCAAAAACATCGCTCACCGTGGCTTTCTGGCCTGGAGTAACGGGTTTGCCATTGACCAACAGGCGACCCGCGTCCATCCAGCCTTCAATTTCGCGCCGCGACCCAACACCGGCACGTGCCAGCAGTTTCTGAATTCGCTCAGGACCGCCTACTGGCACAGTCGCCAGCGCCTCTGGCGCAGGTTTGCCTGGCTTCGCCGCTTTTGCCGATGATTTGGTTGGGTTACGGCGATTAGCGTTCGGCTTGTTCGCATTCGATGCTGATTTGGCTGCCGGCTTGCCGGTAGTCCAGGGGCGTTCTGACGCCATGGGTTAATCCTTAAATAACGGACCGATGCAGGGCCTGCATCAGTGAAATGGTGTTTGTTCGATTTTCTGCTCAATTTCGCGCCCGATCGCGTCCAGATCCCGACTATCAGACAAGGGCGGCAACTGGTCCAGGCTTGTTAGGTTAAAGTAGTCAAGAAATTGCCGAGTGGTGGCATACATAGCTGGCCGGCCCGGTACTTCCCGATGACCTACAATTCGTACCCACTCTCGCTCAACCAACGTACGAATGATATTGCTGCTTACCGCAACGCCGCGAATATCTTCAATTTCACCGCGGGTAATAGGCTGGCGGTAACCGATCAATGCGAGTGTTTCCAATAGTGCCCGCGAATAACGCGGTGGTTTTTCTTCAAGCAGCCGAGCCACCCAGGGAGCGAAAGATTCACGCACCTGAAGGCGGTAACCGCTGGCAACTTTTTTCAGCTCAATACCACGACCACAGCAAAGTTGTTCTAATTCCACCAATGCCTGCTCCACTGCCTTATGAGTTGGCCGCTCGGTTTCGTCAAACACTTCTCTGAGCTGCTGCACCGTTAACGGCTTACCCGCTGTCAGCAGAACCGCTTCGATAATCCCTGTAACAGGTAAGGCAGCATCACTCATCATAATTCGTTGCACCAGTAATCAGGGCTTTGAGACCGCAACCCGCGCCCGTAAATGAATGGGGCCAAACGGGTCAGCCTGAACCAGCTCAATCAGCTGCTCTTTTACCAGCTCTAACATTGCCAAAAAACTGACAACA encodes the following:
- the scpB gene encoding SMC-Scp complex subunit ScpB, whose translation is MMSDAALPVTGIIEAVLLTAGKPLTVQQLREVFDETERPTHKAVEQALVELEQLCCGRGIELKKVASGYRLQVRESFAPWVARLLEEKPPRYSRALLETLALIGYRQPITRGEIEDIRGVAVSSNIIRTLVEREWVRIVGHREVPGRPAMYATTRQFLDYFNLTSLDQLPPLSDSRDLDAIGREIEQKIEQTPFH